AGATTCAAATACTGATGACCGTGCAAGGCCTGGCTTCGAGGTTTCGACCCGCTTCACAGTCTCGAGCATCCCCTCAAGTGGAAAGCAGCTTGACCGTCTACCAGCCATAACTAAGGTGGGAACTGTGATTCTTTCGATGGCTTCGCGGTGATCGTAGCGAGTATGGTCTGCTAGTAGTCGCGCCAACCAACTTTGATCGCAACGAGCACTGATCTCTGTGAAGAAGGTTTCGTCCTTTGCCTGCTGCTCTGCTGAaaccatgtcttcttctctgggGGCGTGTCGATAACCCAAACATCCCAATGCCAGGTCCAGATGCGCCGCCTTGGAGTCGTGGATCCAACTATGCTGTGCCGATTGCATTGTCTTTTCGTCATAGCATCCAGTGTGTGCTTTGGATTGGTCCCATTCATCAAACGCCGACCGATCTTGTAAGGGTGcctggtcaacaaagacgagtCCGGCAAAGTCACTGCATCCAAACAATTCGATGTATGTCCAGAGGACTGCAGCACCAATGGAACATCCGACAGGGACGAAGCTGACGTTGGGCGCTGACTTGCGAATGTGTGCGACGAGGCCAGCAAGATCAACTGCCAATCGAGCAACGTGGTATCCTCCACGAGTTCGGTCAGAATCTCCATGGCCACGCATATCAGGGGCTACAACCCATTCATTGTTGCTGAGAGTCGTGAAATTGCGGATAAAGTAATCACTAGAACCGCTGAATCCATGCATGAGCAATACACAATTTCTAGGCGCAGCCCCCACTGTATCACTCAGTGGCATGGACGTCTTAAAGGCAATTTTGCAGCCATCATTGGTGATGAAAGACTCCTGTTGCATATTTCCTGTTGTGTCGACctgttgcttctttctcttgtcttttgtatgggcgatgttgaagaagggatATCTGAATTAGGTACATGTGTGGAGCGTTCCACCTCGAGACTCAAAACTACTAATTCTGAGTGATATCAGCGTGCAATCACTCGGAATTCCTACGGCTCTTGAGTCATCGGAACTAGAACTCACAGTCTGTCGAACTCGATACAGCCACACACTTAGTAGTGCTTATGTTATGTACCTCAACTAAATGTTAAACATCATTCTCTACCATTTCGACGCATGTAATTCTTCCTCGCATCAACAATTATGAATTGTAAGAGAAAACCAAAGCGCCAATACTTGTGGTCATTTGTACATATCCCCTCGTTTTCGGAATCATATACCAGCCTACTAACATTTGGAATCCTGCAAGACAAAGCACCATGTCACTCATCACTATCAAAACATTGTCCATATGTCGGGTGCTCAAGGGTAGGTGGGTGACTACGCTGGTCTGGCCAGGCACCAAACGACGCTTACGTAAAGACCCGCTTGCAAAAGGTCTCTATGTCAACCACaactcttctcatcaatctcatttcatctttTGACAACATGGCCCAAGCCGGAACAGACTGCGAAGCGCCGGAGCTCGTTGTCGACGCTCATGTGAAGTACATACAAAGCTTGGATACGAGGAAAGATGAGCTGGACTACTGGCTTACCGAGCACTTACGACTCAACGGCCTGTATTGGGGATTAAATGCTCTCTACTTGCTTCGTCGGCCGGATGCCCTCCCACGACAAGACGTCATCGATTTCATTCTCTCCTGCCAGCATGAAAACGGCGGATTTGGTGCAGCGCCAGGTCACGACGCCCACATGCTTTCTACAGTAAGTGCTGTGCAGATCCTCGCCATGACGGATGCTTTCGACCAGCTGGAAACCAAAGGCAAAGGGAAAGAACAGGTCGGCAAGTGTAGGTGTCTTTGAAGGGTCCACAGTGCTTTCGATGCACAAACTGACTATATATAGTCATAGCAGGGCTACAAAACCAAGAAACCGGTACATTTGCTGGAGATGAATGGGGCGAGGAAGACACTCGCTTCCTGTACGGCGCTTTCAACGCCCTGTCACTGCTCGGCCTCATGTCtctggttgatgttggtaaAGCCGTTTCTCACATCACCGCTTGTGCCAACTTTGACGGCGGTTATGGAACTGGTCCCGGTGCGGAGTCGCATTCAGGTCAGGTCTTCACCTGTGTCGCAGCGCTTGCGATTGTCGGGCGTCTGGATCTTGTGAATAAAGAGAAACTCAGTCGATGGTTGAGCGAGAGACAAGTCCCTTGCGGCGGCCTCAACGGTCGACCCGAAAAAGACGAGGACGTTTGCTACAGCTGGTGGGTGTTGAGTagccttgccatcattgagCGCACCCACTGGATCGATCGCGATGCATTGATCGCTTTTATTTTGAAATGTCAAGACACTCAGATGGGCGGAATTTCCGATCGGCCTGGTAACATGGTTGATGTTTGGCATACTCAGTTTGGTCTGTGTGGTCTGAGCCTTTTGGGCTATCCAGATCTTGAGGCAGTCGATCCAGTGTATTGTATGCCAAAGACCACAACAAAGAGACTTCTCGGTTGATTGCTGCAATTTTACAAGCGGCACCTTATTCGTTACTTCGCAATGGTGTTAGCCACCACCCTCGGGCCATTCTTCGTACATGCTTACGGTATTGCTCAGTGATGACATGTGTATATCGTTGAGGGGAGAaacttttgtttttttcccAGGGACATGGCTTGTTACTCCGTGGTGTTAGTCCCGTGAAGTCCTTCAGACATTTTTATCTCAGATACTTGCTGTTGGGCTTCTGGGGTATTACTGTTACGAGTATCTCCTTTTGAACTTAAACAGGATGACTCGCCCGCGGAAAGTGAATATCTCAGATACGCATGAtacttgttgatgagcgtATTGTGGTGATGGGAATCAAAACTAGACTGTTACTTATATAGCCTTCATCGTACTCAATAAATCACTTTGCCAATGCCATATGATATTCATTCACTTTAGTAAACTGTTGTTTGATGATCAGTCATGCGTTGGTGcattcttgttctctcaaTGTTCAAACGCCTCCCTTTTACAGCTGCAAACGCGCACCTTTACACTGAAGACCAAACACAGGCATATAGTTGACTCTGATTTGAAACAAAATTACCGCAACCGGCAGCAACATACCGTATAATCTGTCATCGATGGAAtatgctgcatcatctcctgCACAATCAACCCCTTACCGCAGCACAACGCATACCTGCTTCGAGGCACCTATTCTTTCAAAAACCTTGCACCAACATACCTAGTACTTCCCTACCTACCTCCTATACTTTCTACAATCATTCCTTATTAGCAGCTCTGCCATTGAATTACTGGAACCAATATTAAAAAAACGCACCTGCCTAAGTATGTTGTCCTGAGGCCCCTGAGGTTGTTAATGGTGCCTGCCTGATTCTGCTGGCTCCTTCCTCCTGGACGTCAGGCCTGGCGCACACcccctctttcttcccctcctccttctgaTCTACCCCAGACTTTGGGTCTTTCATCTGTCTTAAACTCCCCTCCGCTTCTGACGAAATTATCCTCGGAAGACATCATCTCATGCGTAACTAAGCGACTGTTCCTTCTGCGAGCA
This is a stretch of genomic DNA from Fusarium graminearum PH-1 chromosome 4, whole genome shotgun sequence. It encodes these proteins:
- a CDS encoding type-2 proteins geranylgeranyltransferase subunit beta, which gives rise to MLSTVSAVQILAMTDAFDQLETKGKGKEQVGKFIAGLQNQETGTFAGDEWGEEDTRFLYGAFNALSLLGLMSLVDVGKAVSHITACANFDGGYGTGPGAESHSGQVFTCVAALAIVGRLDLVNKEKLSRWLSERQVPCGGLNGRPEKDEDVCYSWWVLSSLAIIERTHWIDRDALIAFILKCQDTQMGGISDRPGNMVDVWHTQFGLCGLSLLGYPDLEAVDPVYCMPKTTTKRLLG